Part of the Falco naumanni isolate bFalNau1 chromosome 3, bFalNau1.pat, whole genome shotgun sequence genome is shown below.
GTCTTGGCACTACCCACCTCCTTAAAGGCTGGATAGGAGGGGTCACTGGGCAGCGGGGGCTCCATGGCCATCTCCAACATCACCTGACCCAGGATGGAGGGATACACTGACATCCCCCATGTGTAGAAGCACTTCAGGACACTTGGGTCAATGTTCACCAGCTCGAAGAAACCTGCTCGGAAACCACCcctgggggagaaggaggtggAGGGGGCTGGCAAAGGGGGTTTTGGGAGGTCTGGGGGGGGATGAGGTGTTGGTACTCACCCCCCGAAACACTTGGACAGGGAGTAGAAGGAGACAAGCTGGACGGTGGAGGCGAGCGGGGCACccatctcccacagcacccgcttgaaggagaggaaggggtGACTCGGACTGGCCACGTTGTCCTGGAGCACCTGTGGCACCCAAGGCTCAgggggagccaggctgggggggcacagccacCCCTCAGCCCACCCCCGCACCCACCTcatctgccagcagcagcaggtgttCCTCAGCCACCAGCCGGATGATGTCCTCCATGCTCTGCCGGCTCAGCACATGCCCTGCCAGGGGGAGCCCACTGGTGTCCCCCCATGCATGGGGAGCCCACTCACATCCCCCCacctggggaaactgaggcacggggacaccaccacccccaactCACCCGTGGGGTCTCCGGGGTTGACGATGCAGAGCACCTTGGGGTGGCATCTCACCCGTGCCTGCCGCAGCACCTGCCGCAGCGCCTCgccagccacagcccagccctgctcctcgGCCAGCGGGTACGGCACAGCCAcggcccccgccagccccgctgccgctGCATGCAGCGGGGGGCCCGGCACCGGCACCAGCACACCCGTCGGCTGCGCCGCCCTCTCATCCACCACCAGCGACACCACGTCCTGCCGGGAAAAGCTGCCGTGGCTGGAGGGTCCTCAGTGTCCCCATGGCCATGCAGTTGCCACTGCTGGTCCCCATCTCACGCTCACCACCATGGCTGAGGCGGTGCCACTGCAGGGGACGATGCAGTGGGGATCGCTGGGAATGCCATTGTCCCTTTGCTCCAAGTAACGAGCCACTTTTTTGGCCACAGTGTCAGTGACGTACTCCAGGTTGTATGACCCTGGGGACAGATACGGTGTCACTGCATCTGGTGATCCCCCCATGCCCCACTACCCATATGGGGGGCTGGCCCCCTTGAGGTGTGCCCATCCCCACTGTACCTGGGCTGCCaccctgcaggtgctgcaggatCTGGCGTGCGCGCTGCTTGGTGTCCGCCGGCATGCACTCGGCGTCCAGCAGTGCGGGATACGCGCAGATGGCAGCCACCTGTGGGGATGCGGCCAACCCCCCTTGtcaccacccccccacaccccccccaacaCCCTGGGTAACCCCGAGGTCAGgatccacccccaccccccatcacCTAAGGTCAGGACTCAGCCCCTCACCCATcaccagggtgctggggggggagcTGAGGATCATAGATCCCGTTGTGCTCAGTCAACCCTGGACTTGTCaatcttcaaggtcttttccaacttaaacgATTCCacgattctgtgattttaagtGCAGGCAGCCATGGGGCTCCCCATTACCTGCTGGAGGTAGGTGAGGGGCTGGCGGCCGGCAGCAACTGCATCCCCTGAATGGCAGCAGATGACCTCGGTGGAGGACTTGTCCTTCCCCTTGGGGACAGGAGCTGGCTCAGCAAGGCCACTGTCCTCTGTCCCCCTATACCCCCCTCCCCGAGGCCCAGGGGACATGGTCATAGGCGGTGGGGCTGGAGGATGGCACTCTTACAGAGCTTCGTAGGACACCCTGAtgtgggggcacagggggctgtggggacctGAGGGGAGGCACAGTTGCCATGGGGAGTGG
Proteins encoded:
- the LOC121084882 gene encoding alanine aminotransferase 1-like isoform X4: MAAISTPGGTDTPLSQVNPSSQRTPPPPLQPLLEQATAIEGELTQVAAICAYPALLDAECMPADTKQRARQILQHLQGGSPGSYNLEYVTDTVAKKVARYLEQRDNGIPSDPHCIVPCSGTASAMVDVVSLVVDERAAQPTGVLVPVPGPPLHAAAAGLAGAVAVPYPLAEEQGWAVAGEALRQVLRQARVRCHPKVLCIVNPGDPTGHVLSRQSMEDIIRLVAEEHLLLLADEVLQDNVASPSHPFLSFKRVLWEMGAPLASTVQLVSFYSLSKCFGGGGFRAGFFELVNIDPSVLKCFYTWGMSVYPSILGQVMLEMAMEPPLPSDPSYPAFKEQRQGLRRDLAHNARRVQEVLGRAPGICCQPVQGGARAFPRIQLPPRALQQARVLGLEPDVFFCQELREATGVVLAPGSEFGQPEGTYHVGLSLLLPAETLERVLLTLTRFHAAFLHHFS
- the LOC121084882 gene encoding alanine aminotransferase 1-like isoform X1, which encodes MAAISTPGGTDTPLSQVNPSSQRTPPPPLQPLLEQATAIEGELTQGKDKSSTEVICCHSGDAVAAGRQPLTYLQQVAAICAYPALLDAECMPADTKQRARQILQHLQGGSPGSYNLEYVTDTVAKKVARYLEQRDNGIPSDPHCIVPCSGTASAMVDVVSLVVDERAAQPTGVLVPVPGPPLHAAAAGLAGAVAVPYPLAEEQGWAVAGEALRQVLRQARVRCHPKVLCIVNPGDPTGHVLSRQSMEDIIRLVAEEHLLLLADEVLQDNVASPSHPFLSFKRVLWEMGAPLASTVQLVSFYSLSKCFGGGGFRAGFFELVNIDPSVLKCFYTWGMSVYPSILGQVMLEMAMEPPLPSDPSYPAFKEQRQGLRRDLAHNARRVQEVLGRAPGICCQPVQGGARAFPRIQLPPRALQQARVLGLEPDVFFCQELREATGVVLAPGSEFGQPEGTYHVGLSLLLPAETLERVLLTLTRFHAAFLHHFS
- the LOC121084882 gene encoding alanine aminotransferase 1-like isoform X5, translating into MPADTKQRARQILQHLQGGSPGSYNLEYVTDTVAKKVARYLEQRDNGIPSDPHCIVPCSGTASAMVDVVSLVVDERAAQPTGVLVPVPGPPLHAAAAGLAGAVAVPYPLAEEQGWAVAGEALRQVLRQARVRCHPKVLCIVNPGDPTGHVLSRQSMEDIIRLVAEEHLLLLADEVLQDNVASPSHPFLSFKRVLWEMGAPLASTVQLVSFYSLSKCFGGGGFRAGFFELVNIDPSVLKCFYTWGMSVYPSILGQVMLEMAMEPPLPSDPSYPAFKEQRQGLRRDLAHNARRVQEVLGRAPGICCQPVQGGARAFPRIQLPPRALQQARVLGLEPDVFFCQELREATGVVLAPGSEFGQPEGTYHVGLSLLLPAETLERVLLTLTRFHAAFLHHFS
- the LOC121084882 gene encoding alanine aminotransferase 1-like isoform X3, which gives rise to MAAISTPGGTDTPLSQVNPSSQRTPPPPLQPLLEQATAIEGELTQGKDKSSTEVICCHSGDAVAAGRQPLTYLQQVAAICAYPALLDAECMPADTKQRARQILQHLQGGSPGSYNLEYVTDTVAKKVARYLEQRDNGIPSDPHCIVPCSGTASAMVDVVSLVVDERAAQPTGVLVPVPGPPLHAAAAGLAGAVAVPYPLAEEQGWAVAGEALRQVLRQARVRCHPKVLCIVNPGDPTGHVLSRQSMEDIIRLVAEEHLLLLADEVLQDNVASPSHPFLSFKRVLWEMGAPLASTVQLVSFYSLSKCFGGGGFRAGFFELVNIDPSVLKCFYTWGMSVYPSILGQVMLEMAMEPPLPSDPSYPAFKEQRQGLRRDLAHNARRVQEVLGRAPGICCQPVQGGARAFPRIQLPPRALQQARVLGLEPDVFFCQELREATGVVLAPGSEFGQPEGTYHVG
- the LOC121084882 gene encoding alanine aminotransferase 1-like isoform X2, whose amino-acid sequence is MAAISTPGGTDTPLSQVNPSSQRTPPPPLQPLLEQATAIEGELTQGKDKSSTEVICCHSGDAVAAGRQPLTYLQQVAAICAYPALLDAECMPADTKQRARQILQHLQGGSPGSYNLEYVTDTVAKKVARYLEQRDNGIPSDPHCIVPCSGTASAMVDVVSLVVDERAAQPTGVLVPVPGPPLHAAAAGLAGAVAVPYPLAEEQGWAVAGEALRQVLRQARVRCHPKVLCIVNPGDPTGHVLSRQSMEDIIRLVAEEHLLLLADERVLWEMGAPLASTVQLVSFYSLSKCFGGGGFRAGFFELVNIDPSVLKCFYTWGMSVYPSILGQVMLEMAMEPPLPSDPSYPAFKEQRQGLRRDLAHNARRVQEVLGRAPGICCQPVQGGARAFPRIQLPPRALQQARVLGLEPDVFFCQELREATGVVLAPGSEFGQPEGTYHVGLSLLLPAETLERVLLTLTRFHAAFLHHFS